The following coding sequences lie in one Pseudomonadota bacterium genomic window:
- a CDS encoding zinc ribbon domain-containing protein → MPIYEYLCEKCGNEFELIVFKDDEPTCPACGEKRPKRKMSTFGFSVGYKFKSSSSNKGSACASCGSSNCSSCS, encoded by the coding sequence ATGCCGATATATGAATATTTGTGTGAGAAATGTGGAAATGAATTTGAGCTCATAGTCTTTAAAGATGATGAGCCAACATGCCCGGCATGTGGAGAAAAAAGGCCAAAAAGAAAGATGTCCACGTTTGGATTTTCCGTTGGCTATAAGTTTAAATCATCGTCATCAAACAAAGGCTCTGCCTGTGCAAGCTGTGGTTCATCAAATTGTTCTTCATGTTCGTGA